A window of the Streptomyces sp. Ag109_O5-10 genome harbors these coding sequences:
- a CDS encoding S8 family serine peptidase → MTSPASAKPQSRAASAAAASSLTAKHHVTLITGDRVALDAKGRVVGLERAKGRQHIPFRISKARGHTLVVPGDAVQLVASGRLDQRLFDVTELNRAATRRAQKNGLKVIVGYSGAATATRADVRDAGTLRHSLKALNADAVQTPAKETPELWDAVTDGDKAAAGIAHVWLDGVRKASLDKSVPQIGAPTAWKAGYNGKGVKIAVLDTGVDTSHPDLKDQVVESKNFSAAADAVDHFGHGTHVASIAAGTGAESHGKYTGVAPGAKILNGKVLDDTGSGDDSGILAGMEWAAAEGADIVNLSLGGFDTPEIDPLEAEVNKLSEQKGILFAIAAGNEGPESIGSPGSAADALTVGAVDGNDKLADFSSTGPAADGSIKPDVTAPGVDITAAAAKGSVIDQEVGENPPGYLTLSGTSMATPHAAGAAAILKQEHPDWGFQELKAALTGSAKGGNYTPFQQGSGRIAVDKAIKQTVLADPVSVNFGVQQWPHTDDTPVTKQLTYRNTGTSDVTLTLKSSATGPKGAAAPAGFFKLGATQVTVPAGGTASVGLTVDTRLGGTLDGAYSAYVTATGGGQAVRTAAAVRREVESYDVTVKHIGRDGNPTGVYSTDLVSYSGLGDGRDYVVPVSGTGTATFRVPKGTYLLDALIAKDFSTFDGGVDWLVDPKLSVTKDLTLTVDARTAKAADITVPDTAAKPHTATIDYMYDPAGVGFGVGFDSFDKIRVAPLGGEVANGLTQTWSGQFTKGGSEEYDVATSAPVKKLQGGKVRHFRTSELATVRNAVGASAPGKTGAVSPWGVVGEDFVSGDAVEQKLPGTRTFHVSTVDGAQWAFDATQYSGHDAKGLPIADAFYTLGDPRTYKAGNTYRNTFNTAVFGPELSSGFGLYRDGNQIFGTVPLFSDGARHAGSSDFLSVRTTLYRNGTKVGSNKDPLFGDGVFTVPSGDAAYKLTTSVVRSAKVAAASTRIDASWTFRSKKPGSGTVLAQLPASTVHFGAGTGLDSRVAAGRKNTFPVTVEGAAAGRNLKSLTVYVSYDHGRNWRKVTVSHGKVTVKNPAKGKAVSLRATITDKKGNTSSVSIYDAYYGK, encoded by the coding sequence ATGACCAGCCCGGCGTCGGCGAAGCCGCAATCGCGTGCCGCCTCGGCAGCCGCCGCCTCTTCGCTCACCGCCAAGCACCACGTCACCCTGATCACCGGCGACCGGGTCGCCCTCGACGCCAAGGGCCGGGTCGTCGGCCTGGAGCGGGCGAAGGGGCGCCAGCACATACCCTTCCGGATCAGCAAGGCTCGCGGGCACACCCTCGTCGTCCCCGGTGACGCCGTCCAGCTGGTGGCCTCCGGCAGGCTGGACCAACGGCTCTTCGACGTCACCGAGTTGAACAGGGCCGCGACCCGCCGGGCGCAGAAGAACGGCCTCAAGGTCATCGTCGGCTACAGCGGTGCCGCCACCGCCACCCGGGCCGACGTCCGGGACGCCGGCACCCTGCGGCACAGCCTGAAGGCGCTGAACGCGGACGCCGTGCAGACCCCGGCCAAGGAGACGCCCGAGCTGTGGGACGCGGTCACCGACGGTGACAAGGCCGCCGCCGGCATCGCGCACGTCTGGCTCGACGGCGTCCGCAAGGCCAGCCTCGACAAGTCCGTGCCGCAGATCGGCGCGCCCACGGCCTGGAAGGCCGGCTACAACGGCAAGGGTGTCAAGATCGCCGTCCTGGACACCGGTGTGGACACGAGCCACCCCGACCTCAAGGACCAGGTGGTCGAGTCCAAGAACTTCAGCGCGGCCGCCGACGCCGTGGACCACTTCGGGCACGGCACGCACGTCGCGTCCATCGCGGCCGGCACCGGCGCCGAGTCGCACGGCAAGTACACGGGTGTCGCGCCCGGCGCGAAGATCCTCAACGGCAAGGTCCTGGACGACACCGGCTCCGGTGACGACTCCGGCATCCTCGCCGGCATGGAATGGGCGGCGGCCGAGGGCGCCGACATCGTCAACCTCAGCCTCGGCGGCTTCGACACCCCGGAGATCGACCCGCTGGAAGCCGAGGTGAACAAGCTCTCCGAGCAGAAGGGCATCCTGTTCGCGATCGCCGCGGGCAACGAGGGCCCCGAGTCGATCGGTTCGCCGGGCAGCGCCGCCGACGCGCTCACCGTCGGCGCCGTCGACGGCAACGACAAGCTGGCCGACTTCTCCTCCACCGGGCCCGCCGCCGACGGTTCCATCAAGCCGGACGTCACCGCGCCCGGCGTCGACATCACCGCGGCCGCGGCCAAGGGCAGCGTCATCGACCAGGAGGTCGGCGAGAACCCGCCCGGCTACCTGACCCTCTCGGGTACCTCGATGGCGACCCCGCACGCCGCGGGCGCCGCCGCGATCCTCAAGCAGGAGCACCCCGACTGGGGCTTCCAGGAGCTGAAGGCGGCCCTGACCGGCTCCGCGAAGGGCGGCAACTACACGCCGTTCCAGCAGGGTTCGGGCCGGATCGCCGTCGACAAGGCCATCAAGCAGACCGTGCTCGCCGACCCGGTGTCGGTGAACTTCGGTGTGCAGCAGTGGCCGCACACCGACGACACCCCGGTCACCAAGCAGCTGACGTACCGCAACACCGGCACGTCCGACGTGACGCTCACGCTGAAGTCGTCCGCCACCGGCCCCAAGGGCGCGGCGGCCCCGGCCGGCTTCTTCAAGCTCGGCGCGACCCAGGTGACCGTCCCGGCGGGCGGCACCGCCTCCGTCGGCCTCACCGTCGACACCAGGCTGGGCGGCACCCTCGACGGCGCCTACTCGGCGTACGTCACGGCGACCGGCGGCGGCCAGGCCGTCCGCACGGCGGCCGCGGTCCGGCGCGAGGTGGAGTCGTACGACGTCACCGTCAAGCACATCGGACGCGACGGCAACCCGACCGGTGTCTACAGCACCGACCTCGTCAGCTACTCGGGCCTCGGCGACGGCCGCGACTACGTCGTGCCGGTCTCCGGTACCGGGACCGCCACGTTCCGGGTGCCGAAGGGCACGTACCTGCTGGACGCCCTGATCGCCAAGGACTTCAGCACCTTCGACGGCGGCGTCGACTGGTTGGTCGACCCGAAGCTGAGCGTCACCAAGGACCTCACGCTCACCGTCGACGCCCGCACCGCCAAGGCCGCCGACATCACCGTGCCGGACACCGCGGCCAAGCCGCACACCGCGACGATCGACTACATGTACGACCCGGCGGGTGTCGGATTCGGGGTCGGCTTCGACAGCTTCGACAAGATCCGGGTCGCGCCGCTGGGCGGCGAGGTCGCCAACGGTCTGACCCAGACCTGGAGCGGCCAGTTCACCAAGGGCGGCAGCGAGGAGTACGACGTCGCCACCAGCGCCCCGGTGAAGAAGCTGCAGGGAGGCAAGGTCCGGCACTTCAGGACGAGCGAACTGGCCACGGTGCGCAACGCCGTCGGCGCCTCCGCCCCGGGCAAGACCGGAGCGGTCAGCCCGTGGGGCGTCGTCGGGGAGGACTTCGTCTCCGGCGACGCGGTGGAGCAGAAGCTACCCGGCACCCGCACCTTCCACGTCTCCACCGTGGACGGCGCCCAGTGGGCCTTCGACGCCACCCAGTACTCCGGCCACGACGCCAAGGGCCTGCCGATCGCCGACGCCTTCTACACACTGGGCGACCCCAGGACGTACAAGGCCGGCAATACCTACCGGAACACCTTCAACACGGCCGTCTTCGGGCCGGAGCTGAGCAGCGGGTTCGGCCTGTACCGGGACGGCAACCAGATCTTCGGCACCGTCCCGCTCTTCTCCGACGGTGCCCGGCACGCCGGGTCCTCCGACTTCCTGTCGGTGCGGACCACCCTGTACCGCAACGGCACCAAGGTCGGCTCCAACAAGGACCCGCTCTTCGGCGACGGCGTCTTCACGGTGCCGTCCGGTGACGCCGCGTACAAGCTGACCACCTCGGTCGTCCGCTCGGCCAAGGTCGCCGCCGCCTCCACCCGGATCGACGCGAGCTGGACCTTCCGCTCGAAGAAGCCGGGCAGCGGCACCGTCCTGGCCCAGCTGCCGGCCTCCACGGTCCACTTCGGCGCCGGGACCGGCCTGGACAGCCGCGTCGCGGCGGGCCGGAAGAACACCTTCCCGGTCACCGTCGAGGGCGCGGCCGCCGGCCGCAACCTGAAGTCCCTCACCGTGTACGTGTCCTACGACCACGGCCGGAACTGGCGGAAGGTGACGGTCAGCCACGGCAAGGTCACCGTGAAGAACCCGGCGAAGGGCAAGGCAGTCTCGCTCCGCGCCACGATCACCGACAAGAAGGGCAACACGTCGTCGGTCTCGATCTACGACGCGTACTACGGCAAGTGA
- a CDS encoding LAETG motif-containing sortase-dependent surface protein, with protein MSSARRPLLTATAAGTLLCALWFVPSAHASQDAPARTGTSESTATRVTQQARALSEATSEATGDATHLADTGSPDTTPYVVGGTLFLAVGAGFVVYSVRRERLEF; from the coding sequence GTGTCATCCGCTCGCCGCCCGTTGCTGACCGCCACCGCCGCAGGCACGCTCCTGTGCGCACTGTGGTTCGTACCGTCCGCCCACGCGTCGCAGGACGCCCCGGCGAGAACGGGCACGTCGGAGAGTACGGCGACCCGGGTCACCCAGCAGGCGAGGGCGCTGTCCGAGGCCACGTCCGAGGCGACCGGGGACGCCACCCACCTCGCCGACACCGGAAGCCCGGACACCACGCCGTACGTCGTCGGCGGCACCCTCTTCCTCGCCGTGGGCGCGGGCTTCGTGGTCTACTCGGTCCGCCGGGAGCGCCTGGAGTTCTAA
- a CDS encoding NAD(P)-dependent alcohol dehydrogenase, translating to MTTVAAYAAPAAKAPLERTTIERRAVGEHDVLIDIRFAGICHSDIHQAREGWGTAIFPMVPGHEIAGVVSEVGPGVTKYAVGDRVGVGCMVDSCRECDNCKAGLQQYCTGGGPTWTYNAVGKDGQPTYGGYSQKVVVDENYVVRIPDGLSLDVAAPLLCAGITTYSPLKHWNAGPGKKVAVVGLGGLGHMGVKIAAALGAEVTVLSQSLRKKDDGLKLGATHYYATSDQKTFENLKGTFDIILNTVSAPLDFDAYLSLLKTDGAMVNVGIPEEPVHILLSSVFGNRRSLSSSGIGGIPETQEMLDFCAEHNLGAEIELIGADQINEAYDRVVNSDVRYRFVIDTATI from the coding sequence ATGACCACTGTTGCTGCTTACGCCGCGCCCGCCGCCAAGGCACCGCTGGAGCGGACCACGATCGAGCGGCGCGCGGTCGGCGAACACGACGTCCTCATCGACATCCGGTTCGCCGGTATCTGCCACTCCGACATCCACCAGGCCCGCGAGGGCTGGGGCACGGCGATCTTCCCGATGGTGCCCGGGCACGAGATCGCGGGCGTCGTCTCCGAGGTCGGCCCGGGTGTCACCAAGTACGCGGTGGGGGACCGGGTGGGCGTCGGCTGCATGGTCGACTCCTGCCGCGAGTGCGACAACTGCAAGGCCGGTCTCCAGCAGTACTGCACCGGCGGCGGCCCGACCTGGACGTACAACGCCGTCGGCAAGGACGGGCAGCCCACCTACGGCGGTTACTCGCAGAAGGTCGTCGTCGACGAGAACTACGTCGTCCGCATCCCCGACGGCCTCTCCCTCGACGTGGCGGCCCCCCTCCTGTGCGCCGGCATCACCACGTACTCCCCGCTCAAGCACTGGAACGCCGGTCCCGGCAAGAAGGTCGCGGTCGTCGGCCTCGGCGGCCTGGGCCACATGGGCGTGAAGATCGCCGCCGCCCTGGGCGCGGAGGTCACCGTCCTGTCCCAGTCCCTCCGCAAGAAGGACGACGGCCTGAAGCTGGGCGCCACGCACTACTACGCGACCAGCGACCAGAAGACCTTCGAGAACCTCAAGGGCACCTTCGACATCATCCTCAACACGGTGTCGGCCCCGCTGGACTTCGACGCCTACCTGTCGCTGCTGAAGACCGACGGTGCCATGGTGAACGTCGGCATCCCCGAGGAGCCGGTGCACATCCTGCTCTCCTCCGTCTTCGGCAACCGCCGCAGCCTCAGCAGCTCCGGCATCGGCGGTATCCCGGAGACCCAGGAGATGCTCGACTTCTGCGCCGAGCACAACCTGGGCGCCGAGATCGAGCTGATCGGCGCCGACCAGATCAACGAGGCGTACGACCGGGTCGTCAACAGCGACGTCCGCTACCGGTTCGTGATCGACACGGCGACGATCTGA
- a CDS encoding ABC transporter permease: MFFTYLRRELRRRRKAALVVASGLALGIALVIVVNSVSNGMGKAQDKVLQSLYGLGTDMTVTKAASASTSASQRPRFNFDAQNNGSSSTQSSDRVMVQGFTTLASTTVTKVGDQKGVAAAVGGLNLNVVKISGQFTRGQFQQNQGSGGNRGGFGGGNGQPQGEVRGGGANFDVNAYTVYGTDVTQTEVGPLTSSKITSGRTFKTTETDAKVLVADSAYAKEKKYKVGSTVTVNKVKFTVIGIATADSGDAAANLYMPLKQAQTLADEKNKVTTIYVKATDSKQISSVKKTIQSNVSGTTVTTSADLADTVSGSLSTASSLATNVGKWLSIAVLVAAFLVAGLLTSSAVSRRVREFGTLKALGWKSGRVTRQVIGEAMVNGLVGGALGIALGLVGAYVVTEISPTLQASLGGGGGGGGFGGGGGGFGGGGGGGGFGGGPRRQAAKTLEVALTAPVSVTTIVLAVGLAVAGGLIAGAFGGWRASRLRPADALRRVE, from the coding sequence ATGTTCTTCACCTACCTGAGGCGCGAACTGCGCCGCCGCAGAAAGGCGGCTCTCGTGGTCGCCTCCGGCCTCGCGCTGGGCATCGCACTGGTCATCGTGGTCAACTCCGTGTCCAACGGCATGGGGAAGGCACAGGACAAGGTCCTCCAGTCGCTGTACGGCCTGGGTACGGACATGACGGTCACCAAGGCCGCGTCGGCGTCCACGAGCGCCTCCCAGCGGCCGCGCTTCAACTTCGACGCGCAGAACAACGGCTCGTCGAGCACGCAGAGCAGTGACCGGGTCATGGTGCAGGGCTTCACCACCCTCGCCTCCACCACCGTCACCAAGGTCGGCGACCAGAAGGGCGTCGCGGCCGCTGTCGGCGGGCTGAACCTCAACGTGGTCAAGATCAGCGGCCAGTTCACGCGGGGTCAGTTCCAGCAGAACCAGGGCTCCGGCGGCAACCGTGGCGGCTTCGGCGGCGGAAACGGCCAGCCCCAGGGCGAGGTCAGGGGCGGCGGCGCCAACTTCGACGTCAACGCGTACACCGTCTACGGCACCGACGTCACCCAGACCGAGGTCGGCCCGCTGACCTCGTCGAAGATCACCAGCGGCCGTACCTTCAAGACCACGGAGACGGACGCCAAGGTGCTGGTCGCCGACTCGGCGTACGCCAAGGAGAAGAAGTACAAGGTCGGTTCGACCGTCACCGTCAACAAGGTCAAGTTCACCGTCATCGGCATCGCGACGGCCGACAGCGGTGACGCGGCGGCCAACCTGTACATGCCGCTGAAGCAGGCGCAGACGCTCGCCGACGAGAAGAACAAGGTCACCACGATCTACGTCAAGGCGACCGACTCCAAGCAGATCTCCTCGGTCAAGAAGACCATCCAGAGCAACGTCTCCGGTACGACGGTCACCACCTCCGCCGACCTCGCGGACACCGTCTCCGGCTCGCTGTCCACGGCGTCCTCGCTCGCCACCAACGTCGGCAAGTGGCTGTCCATCGCGGTGCTCGTGGCCGCGTTCCTGGTCGCCGGCCTGCTCACCTCGTCGGCGGTCTCCCGCCGCGTCCGTGAGTTCGGCACGCTGAAGGCACTGGGCTGGAAGTCCGGCCGGGTCACCCGGCAGGTCATCGGCGAGGCCATGGTCAACGGCCTGGTCGGCGGTGCGCTCGGGATCGCGCTCGGCCTGGTCGGCGCGTACGTCGTCACCGAGATCAGTCCCACGCTGCAGGCCTCGCTCGGCGGTGGCGGTGGGGGCGGCGGCTTCGGCGGCGGCGGTGGCGGCTTCGGCGGTGGCGGCGGTGGCGGCGGCTTCGGCGGCGGTCCGCGCCGGCAGGCCGCGAAGACCCTGGAGGTCGCCCTCACGGCACCGGTCAGCGTGACGACGATCGTCCTCGCGGTCGGCCTCGCGGTGGCCGGCGGCCTGATCGCGGGCGCGTTCGGCGGCTGGCGCGCGTCCAGGCTGCGGCCGGCGGACGCACTCCGCCGCGTCGAGTAG
- a CDS encoding Ig-like domain-containing protein, protein MTDSKRRRGLVAASALLGGVLVLTACSGSDHKASGGGQSSQAQADEAAAKKSSKADITITPKDGSSNASINNSAAVTVSKGTLTGVTMTTADGTAVAGALSADKTSWKPSAQLERSTTYKVAAEAKDSAGLVAHENASFTTVSPANSFIGSFTPEDGSTVGVGMPVSINFDKQITDKAAVQKGVTVTSSSGQEVACHWFSTQRMDCRPEDYWKENSTVTLKLALDGVEGASGVYGVQQKTVTFHIGRNQVSYVDAQTKEMKVTQDGRTVKTIPISAGSPENKTYNGVMVMSEKFKETRMNGATVGFTDSDGKGEYDIKDVPHAIRLTSSGTFLHGNYWGAKSVFGSVNTSHGCVGLSDTKGANDTSTPAYWMYSHSIIGDVVVISHTGDKTVAPDNGLNGWNMNWADWKAGSAV, encoded by the coding sequence ATGACGGACAGTAAGCGGCGCAGGGGCCTGGTGGCCGCGTCCGCACTGCTCGGTGGCGTACTGGTGCTCACGGCGTGTTCCGGCAGCGACCACAAGGCGTCCGGCGGCGGCCAGAGCTCGCAGGCCCAGGCGGACGAGGCCGCGGCCAAGAAGTCGTCGAAGGCCGACATCACCATCACCCCCAAGGACGGCTCGTCCAACGCGTCGATCAACAACTCCGCGGCCGTCACCGTCAGCAAGGGCACGCTCACCGGCGTCACCATGACCACCGCCGACGGCACCGCGGTCGCCGGCGCGCTCTCCGCCGACAAGACCAGCTGGAAGCCCTCCGCCCAGCTGGAGCGGTCCACCACCTACAAGGTCGCCGCCGAGGCCAAGGACTCCGCCGGACTGGTGGCGCACGAGAACGCCTCCTTCACCACGGTCTCCCCGGCCAACAGCTTCATAGGCAGCTTCACCCCCGAGGACGGCTCGACCGTCGGCGTCGGCATGCCCGTGTCGATCAACTTCGACAAGCAGATCACCGACAAGGCCGCCGTCCAGAAGGGCGTCACGGTCACCTCCAGCAGCGGCCAGGAGGTCGCCTGCCACTGGTTCTCCACCCAGCGCATGGACTGCCGCCCCGAGGACTACTGGAAGGAGAACTCCACCGTCACGCTGAAGCTCGCGCTCGACGGTGTCGAGGGCGCCTCCGGTGTCTACGGCGTGCAGCAGAAGACGGTCACCTTCCACATCGGCCGCAACCAGGTCTCCTACGTCGACGCCCAGACCAAGGAGATGAAGGTCACCCAGGACGGCAGGACCGTCAAGACCATCCCGATCTCCGCCGGCTCGCCCGAGAACAAGACGTACAACGGCGTCATGGTGATGTCCGAGAAGTTCAAGGAGACGCGCATGAACGGCGCGACCGTGGGCTTCACCGACAGCGACGGCAAGGGCGAGTACGACATCAAGGACGTGCCGCACGCCATCCGCCTCACCAGCTCCGGCACCTTCCTGCACGGCAACTACTGGGGCGCCAAGTCCGTCTTCGGCTCCGTGAACACCAGCCACGGCTGCGTGGGCCTGTCCGACACCAAGGGCGCCAACGACACCAGCACGCCCGCCTACTGGATGTACAGCCACTCGATCATCGGTGACGTGGTGGTCATCTCCCACACCGGCGACAAGACCGTGGCCCCCGACAACGGCCTCAACGGCTGGAACATGAACTGGGCCGACTGGAAGGCCGGTTCGGCCGTCTGA
- a CDS encoding helix-turn-helix domain-containing protein, translating into MEDQSPPATPAPASPSLDRRAELSEFLRTRRARLRPSDVGLPDFGRHRRVPGLRREELAQLAGVSVAYYTRLEQGNGRNVSAEVLDSIARALRLTDAEHAHLTHLAKGKQHKKRASARPQQVRPSLGQLLESMENVPAYIVGRRSEILAWNRMAAALFGDWAELPAAERNWARLTFLRPDYRELFAEWEQKAIDIVCQLRMDAGCYPDDTRLSALVGELSVKSEEFRRLWATHDVKEKSYGVKRMHHPLVGELSLNYESFRMSGDQDQALVTYHAEPGSPSAEALRLLASWGTDATRVAPAP; encoded by the coding sequence ATGGAAGACCAGTCCCCGCCCGCCACCCCAGCCCCCGCCTCCCCGTCCCTGGACCGGCGTGCCGAGCTCAGCGAGTTCCTGCGCACGCGGCGGGCCCGGCTGCGCCCCTCCGACGTGGGGCTGCCGGACTTCGGGCGGCACCGCAGGGTGCCGGGACTGCGGCGCGAGGAGCTGGCGCAGCTGGCCGGGGTGTCGGTGGCGTACTACACGCGCCTGGAACAGGGCAACGGGCGGAACGTGTCGGCGGAGGTGCTGGACTCGATCGCCCGCGCGCTGCGGCTCACCGACGCCGAGCACGCGCATCTCACCCACCTCGCCAAGGGCAAGCAGCACAAGAAGAGGGCGTCGGCGCGGCCGCAGCAGGTGCGGCCCTCGCTGGGGCAGCTGCTGGAGTCGATGGAGAACGTGCCGGCGTACATCGTGGGGCGGCGCTCGGAGATCCTGGCGTGGAACCGGATGGCGGCGGCGCTCTTCGGTGACTGGGCGGAGCTGCCGGCGGCGGAGCGCAACTGGGCCCGGCTGACGTTCCTGCGGCCGGACTACCGCGAGCTGTTCGCCGAGTGGGAGCAGAAGGCGATCGACATCGTCTGCCAGCTGCGGATGGACGCGGGCTGCTACCCGGACGACACCCGGCTCTCCGCGCTGGTGGGCGAGCTCTCCGTCAAGAGCGAGGAGTTCCGCCGGCTGTGGGCGACCCACGACGTCAAGGAGAAGTCGTACGGGGTGAAGCGGATGCACCATCCGCTGGTGGGTGAGCTCTCCCTGAACTACGAGTCGTTCCGCATGTCCGGCGACCAGGACCAGGCACTGGTCACCTACCACGCGGAACCGGGCTCGCCGTCGGCCGAGGCGCTGCGGCTGCTGGCCAGCTGGGGCACGGACGCCACCCGGGTCGCCCCGGCACCCTGA
- a CDS encoding ABC transporter ATP-binding protein, whose protein sequence is MYELGNVTKLYTRGKDTVRALDGIDLTIADGDRLVIQGPTGGGKSTLLQMLGGLDRPTSGEVVLDGTDLAKLSETKLTRVRSENIGFVFQSFNLIPTLTAQENVETALVPLGVKSKERRERAAEALTSVGLGERLGHLPGEMSGGQQQRVAIARALVKQPKVLLADEPTGNLDEGMRDEIMDVLERMWKEHGLTFIMVTHDSAIAKKAPRLATIRKGKITVKENAGA, encoded by the coding sequence ATGTACGAACTCGGAAACGTCACCAAGCTCTATACCCGCGGCAAGGACACCGTCCGCGCCCTCGACGGCATCGACCTCACCATCGCCGACGGCGACCGCCTGGTCATCCAGGGCCCCACCGGCGGCGGCAAGTCCACCCTCCTGCAGATGCTGGGCGGCCTGGACCGGCCGACCTCCGGCGAGGTCGTGCTCGACGGCACCGACCTGGCCAAGCTCTCCGAGACCAAGCTGACCCGGGTCCGCAGCGAGAACATCGGCTTCGTCTTCCAGTCGTTCAACCTGATCCCGACGCTCACCGCCCAGGAGAACGTCGAGACCGCCCTCGTCCCGCTCGGCGTCAAGAGCAAGGAACGGCGCGAGCGCGCCGCCGAGGCGCTGACGTCGGTCGGCCTCGGGGAGCGCCTCGGCCACCTGCCCGGCGAGATGTCCGGCGGCCAGCAGCAGCGCGTCGCCATCGCCCGGGCCCTCGTCAAGCAGCCCAAGGTGCTGCTCGCCGACGAGCCCACCGGCAACCTCGACGAGGGCATGCGCGACGAGATCATGGACGTACTGGAGCGCATGTGGAAGGAGCACGGGCTGACCTTCATCATGGTCACGCACGACTCCGCGATCGCGAAGAAGGCCCCGCGTCTCGCGACCATCCGCAAGGGCAAGATCACCGTCAAGGAGAACGCCGGCGCGTAG
- the hutH gene encoding histidine ammonia-lyase, producing the protein MHTVVVGTSGVTASDVLAVARGGARIELSAEAVAALAAAREIVDALAAKPDPVYGVSTGFGALATRHISPELRAQLQRNIVRSHAAGMGPRVEREVVRALMFLRLKTVCSGHTGVRPEVAQTMADVLNAGITPVVHEYGSLGCSGDLAPLSHCALTLMGEGDAEGPDGVVRPAGELLAEHGIAPVELREKEGLALLNGTDGMLGMLVMALADLDMLYKSADVTAALSLEALLGTDKVLAPELHAIRPHPGQGDSAANMLAVLEGSELTGHHQDDAPRVQDAYSVRCAPQVAGAGRDTLAHARLVAERELASAVDNPVVLPDGRVESNGNFHGAPVAYVLDFLAIAVADLGSIAERRTDRLLDKNRSHGLPPFLADDAGVDSGLMIAQYTQAALVSELKRLAVPASADSIPSSAMQEDHVSMGWSAARKLRTAVANLTRIIAVELYAASRGVELREGLAPAPASRAVIDAVRSAGVQGPGPDRFLAPDLAAAEEFVRGGGVVAAAEKVTGPLR; encoded by the coding sequence ATGCACACTGTGGTGGTGGGGACGTCCGGTGTCACCGCGTCCGACGTTCTCGCCGTGGCGCGCGGCGGCGCCCGGATCGAACTGTCCGCGGAGGCGGTCGCGGCCCTCGCGGCGGCCCGCGAGATCGTGGACGCGCTGGCGGCCAAGCCGGACCCGGTCTACGGCGTCAGCACCGGCTTCGGTGCTCTCGCGACCCGGCACATCAGCCCGGAGCTGCGGGCCCAGCTGCAGCGCAACATCGTCCGTTCGCACGCGGCCGGGATGGGGCCGCGGGTGGAGCGCGAGGTCGTACGGGCCCTGATGTTCCTGCGGCTGAAGACCGTCTGCTCCGGACACACCGGTGTGCGTCCCGAGGTCGCCCAGACCATGGCCGACGTGCTGAACGCCGGCATCACCCCGGTCGTGCACGAGTACGGCTCCCTGGGCTGCTCCGGGGACCTGGCCCCGCTCTCCCACTGCGCCCTCACGCTCATGGGCGAGGGCGACGCCGAGGGCCCCGACGGGGTCGTACGGCCCGCCGGCGAGCTGCTCGCCGAGCACGGGATCGCCCCCGTCGAACTGCGCGAGAAGGAGGGGCTGGCCCTCCTCAACGGCACCGACGGCATGCTGGGCATGCTGGTCATGGCCCTCGCCGACCTGGACATGCTCTACAAGTCGGCCGACGTCACGGCCGCGTTGAGCCTGGAGGCGCTGCTCGGTACGGACAAGGTGCTCGCGCCCGAGCTGCACGCCATCCGGCCGCACCCGGGGCAGGGCGACAGCGCCGCCAACATGCTCGCCGTGCTGGAGGGTTCCGAGCTGACCGGGCACCACCAGGACGACGCGCCGCGCGTCCAGGACGCCTACTCGGTGCGGTGTGCTCCGCAGGTCGCCGGGGCCGGGCGGGACACGCTCGCGCACGCGCGGCTGGTCGCCGAGCGGGAGCTGGCGTCGGCCGTCGACAACCCGGTCGTGCTGCCCGACGGGCGGGTGGAGTCGAACGGCAACTTCCACGGGGCGCCGGTCGCCTACGTCCTCGACTTCCTCGCCATCGCGGTGGCCGACCTCGGGTCGATCGCCGAGCGGCGGACGGACCGGCTGCTGGACAAGAACCGCAGTCACGGGCTGCCGCCGTTCCTGGCCGACGACGCGGGTGTGGACTCGGGGCTGATGATCGCCCAGTACACGCAGGCGGCGCTGGTGAGCGAGCTGAAGCGGCTGGCCGTTCCGGCGTCGGCCGACTCGATCCCGTCCTCGGCGATGCAGGAGGACCACGTCTCGATGGGGTGGTCGGCGGCGCGCAAGCTGCGGACGGCCGTGGCCAATCTGACGCGGATCATCGCCGTCGAGCTGTACGCGGCCAGCCGGGGCGTCGAGTTGCGGGAGGGCCTGGCGCCCGCGCCGGCGAGCCGGGCCGTGATCGACGCGGTGCGCTCCGCGGGGGTGCAGGGGCCTGGGCCCGACCGTTTCCTTGCGCCGGATCTGGCCGCGGCGGAGGAGTTCGTGCGGGGCGGGGGCGTTGTCGCGGCGGCGGAGAAGGTGACCGGGCCGCTGCGGTAG